In the Haloferax marinisediminis genome, GTAGAGGTGGAAGCGAAGCCACGATGTCGACATCGCTACCAATCCCCCAGCAACGACGAGCACTACTGCGTTACTGAGGAGGTGTCCCGGGCCGATGTGTGCATACACACTCGTGACGAGCGTCCAGGGGTGTGCACCTAACGGTGCGGTGAGGACAAACAGGTCACGACCGTAACCCACGAACGCAGTTGCCCACGTTGCCATCGAGACGATGACCATCAGCGTGAGTGTCTGCACGACGGGATTCCACACAATCGCCCTTGTAAGTGTCTCGTCGGCCCTTGGATGGGCTTCTTCCACAACGGAACTGTACTCGTCTGCCATTGTAGTGAGTTCCAGCCAGTTTTGAATAAGTGTGACTCCAGTGGCGCCCTCGATTATCCACGTTCATTCAGCTTGCTTAGACTCTTGAGAGGTTGACTCTCTTCGGCTTACCAACTACTACGATACTTTCTTAGAACACATGCTACTCGAAGGAGTATCCACGCTTGACGCAGTTGCTCAGATTCCAGTTTGATAATTCGTCAACACACCCTTGGCAAACTACCACTGAATCTCGATACTGG is a window encoding:
- a CDS encoding rhomboid family intramembrane serine protease; translation: MADEYSSVVEEAHPRADETLTRAIVWNPVVQTLTLMVIVSMATWATAFVGYGRDLFVLTAPLGAHPWTLVTSVYAHIGPGHLLSNAVVLVVAGGLVAMSTSWLRFHLYFIATGATAGAVQVLALSLIGLPIGVLGASGAVFALVGYVVTSNILSRVILDRLSVPQWAVVLAIVGVALVLTLQYSAPGSALLAHFTGALIGLAAGRFRLLHV